One Deinococcus fonticola DNA window includes the following coding sequences:
- the aceB gene encoding malate synthase A gives MTELKLPAGMSVTGSLRDGYAEILTPEALEFLAGLHRNFGARRLSLLQAREARQQRLDAGEQPDFLPETKGVRDGDWQIAPLPADLQDRRVEITGPVDRKMIINALNSGARVFMADFEDASSPTWENCVEGQINLRDAVRRTIRLEQNGKSYRLNEKTAVLLARPRGWHLPEKHVTVDGEVMSGSLFDFGLYFFHNAAELLSRGSGPYFYLPKLESHLEARLWNDVFTFAEKELGVPHGSIRGTVLIETILAAFEMDEILYELRDHSAGLNCGRWDYIFSYIKKFRNDPTKILPDRARVTMAVPMMQNYSKLAIQTCHKRGAPAIGGMSAFIPVKGDEAKNEQAFEQVRLDKEREARNGHDGTWVAHPGMVALATEVFDRLMPTPNQIGSGKQMDIHISAADLLTPPDDRVTEAGVRTNMDVGIQYLAAWLRGSGAVPIHNLMEDAATAEISRAQLWQWLHSGVQLEDGRTLEQPLFDELFRDEAAKLGPDYADAATLFKRTATETPLMDFLTLPGYQQLP, from the coding sequence ATGACCGAACTGAAGTTGCCCGCAGGAATGTCCGTCACCGGTTCCCTCAGGGACGGCTACGCCGAGATCCTGACACCTGAGGCGCTGGAATTTCTGGCCGGGCTGCACCGGAACTTCGGTGCCCGCCGCCTGAGCCTGCTGCAAGCCCGTGAAGCCCGCCAGCAGCGCCTGGACGCCGGGGAGCAGCCCGACTTCCTGCCCGAAACGAAAGGCGTGCGTGACGGCGACTGGCAGATCGCCCCGCTGCCCGCTGACCTGCAGGATCGCCGGGTGGAGATCACCGGGCCGGTCGACCGCAAGATGATCATCAACGCGCTGAACAGCGGCGCCCGGGTGTTCATGGCCGACTTCGAGGACGCCAGCAGCCCCACCTGGGAAAACTGTGTGGAGGGCCAGATCAACCTGAGAGACGCTGTCCGCCGCACCATCCGTCTGGAACAGAACGGCAAAAGCTACCGCCTGAACGAGAAAACGGCGGTGCTGCTGGCCCGCCCGCGCGGCTGGCATCTGCCCGAGAAGCACGTCACGGTGGACGGCGAGGTGATGTCCGGTTCCCTGTTCGACTTCGGGCTGTACTTCTTCCACAACGCCGCGGAGTTGCTCTCGCGCGGCAGTGGGCCTTACTTTTACCTGCCGAAGCTGGAGTCTCACCTCGAAGCGCGGCTGTGGAACGACGTGTTCACCTTCGCCGAGAAGGAACTGGGCGTGCCGCACGGCTCTATCAGGGGCACCGTCCTGATCGAAACGATCCTGGCCGCCTTCGAGATGGACGAGATCCTGTACGAGCTGCGCGACCACTCGGCGGGCCTGAACTGCGGGCGCTGGGACTACATCTTCAGTTACATCAAGAAGTTCCGAAACGACCCCACGAAAATCCTGCCGGATCGGGCCAGGGTCACCATGGCCGTGCCGATGATGCAAAACTACTCCAAACTGGCCATTCAGACCTGCCACAAACGGGGCGCCCCCGCGATAGGCGGCATGAGCGCCTTCATTCCGGTGAAAGGCGACGAGGCCAAGAACGAGCAGGCCTTCGAGCAGGTGCGCCTCGACAAGGAACGCGAGGCGAGGAACGGCCACGACGGCACCTGGGTCGCGCACCCCGGCATGGTGGCGCTGGCCACCGAGGTCTTCGATCGTCTGATGCCCACGCCCAACCAGATCGGCAGCGGCAAGCAGATGGACATCCACATCAGCGCCGCCGACCTGCTGACCCCGCCCGACGACCGCGTGACTGAAGCGGGCGTGCGCACCAACATGGACGTCGGCATTCAGTACCTGGCCGCCTGGCTGCGCGGCTCGGGTGCGGTGCCCATTCACAACCTGATGGAGGACGCCGCCACCGCCGAGATTTCGCGCGCCCAGCTGTGGCAGTGGCTGCACAGCGGCGTGCAGCTGGAGGATGGTCGCACCCTGGAACAGCCCCTCTTCGACGAGCTGTTCCGCGACGAGGCCGCGAAACTCGGCCCGGATTACGCCGACGCCGCCACGCTGTTCAAACGCACCGCCACCGAGACCCCGCTGATGGACTTTCTGACCCTGCCCGGCTACCAGCAGCTTCCCTGA